The Mixophyes fleayi isolate aMixFle1 chromosome 1, aMixFle1.hap1, whole genome shotgun sequence genome includes a region encoding these proteins:
- the KLHL22 gene encoding kelch-like protein 22 — MAEDNEVLKPDHVPKEQPLTQNTWKTYRSAEHSQALLSGLVGLRDGGILFDVVLKLEGKSLEAHRILLAASCDYFRGMFAGGLREMDQREVQIHGITYNAMCKILDFIYTSELELGVHNVQETLAAACQLQITEVINFCCDFLISWVDEDNVVEVYKLAELFHLSHLSEQLDTFVLKNFITFSRTQIYRQLPLEKVYSLLSSNRLEVGSENEVYEGALLYHYTSEQVETDQVSLSESPKLLETVRFPLMELSVLQRLHDKLGPCPLQVTVSNALEYHKNEIMQPVLQGPHTQLRSEFNCVVGFGGMYSAPYTVLSDQAKYLNPLSGEWRPLTAPQTPRMSNQGIAVLSNFVYLIGGDNNVRGYRAEARCWRYDPRHNRWFQIQSMQQPRADLSVCVLGDFLYAVAGRDYHDELREVERYDPYTNSWEYVAPLQKQVHAHAGSALDGKVYISCGRRGNTYLKETCCYDPEKDQWTHVAFGPVRRAWHGMVALLGKLYVIGGSNDDEGFRQDILEVACYSPKTDQWSLMSPVPAGHGEPGIAVLDDKMYVLGGRSHNQGDRMDYVHIYNAEKDLWEEGPQLEDDISGMAACVLTLPRSVLIDSDVWTQEMYMHYMERVQHPPDSVSEGISVSDWEDLDNSGED, encoded by the exons ATGGCAGAAGACAATGAGGTTTTGAAGCCAGATCATGTACCGAAGGAGCAGCCACTTACACAAAACACCTGGAAAACATATAGGAGTGCAGAGCACTCGCAAGCTCTCTTGAGTGGTCTTGTGGGCCTCCGTGATGGAGGTATATTGTTCGATGTGGTCCTCAAGTTGGAGGGGAAGTCTCTAGAAGCTCATCGGATTCTCCTGGCTGCGTCTTGTGATTATTTCAG GGGTATGTTTGCAGGAGGGTTGCGAGAAATGGATCAGCGGGAAGTTCAGATCCATGGCATCACTTACAATGCCATGTGCAAGATCCTGGATTTCATATACACATCTGAGCTGGAACTTGGTGTCCACAATGTGCAGGAGACGCTAGCTGCAGCTTGCCAGCTTCAG ATTACTGAAGTCATTAATTTCTGCTGTGACTTTCTCATTTCCTGGGTGGATGAGGACAATGTGGTGGAGGTATACAAGCTGGCTGAGCTATTCCACCTGAGTCATCTTAGTGAACAGCTGGACACATTTGTGCTTAAAAATTTCATCACATTCTCACGCACCCAAATATACAGGCAACTTCCACTGGAGAAAGTGTACTCCCTGCTTAGCAGCAACCGCCTGGAG GTGGGATCTGAAAATGAGGTTTATGAGGGAGCATTACTGTACCACTACACCTCAGAGCAGGTGGAAACGGATCAGGTGAGCCTGTCGGAGTCTCCCAAGCTACTAGAAACTGTGCGCTTTCCCCTGATGGAGTTGTCCGTGCTACAGAGACTACATGACAAGCTGGGGCCATGTCCCCTCCAAGTAACAGTATCCAACGCTCTGGAATATCACAAGAATGAAATCATGCAACCAGTGCTACAGGGGCCCCACACGCAACTGCGCTCCGAATTCAACTGCGTGGTGGGCTTTGGCGGGATGTATTCTGCCCCTTATACAGTTCTCAGTGATCAGGCCAAATATTTGAATCCTCTGTCTGGGGAGTGGAGGCCGCTAACAGCACCACAAACGCCTCGCATGTCTAATCAAGGCATTGCAGTGCTCAGTAACTTTGTCTACTTGATTGGGGGAGACAACAACGTGAGGGGGTACCGTGCAGAAGCGCGATGCTGGAG ATATGACCCTCGGCACAACCGCTGGTTCCAGATCCAGTCCATGCAGCAGCCCCGTGctgatctgtctgtctgtgttctGGGGGATTTCCTCTATGCAGTGGCAGGCAGGGATTACCATGATGAGCTTAGGGAGGTGGAGAGGTATGACCCGTACACCAACTCCTGGGAATATGTGGCACCACTTCAGAAACAG GTCCATGCACATGCCGGTTCAGCTTTGGATGGCAAGGTGTACATTTCATGTGGAAGAAGGGGAAATACATATCTGAAAGAAACTTGCTGTTATGACCCAGAGAAGGATCAGTGGACACATGTAGCCTTTGGGCCAGTGAGAAGAGCTTGGCATGGCATGGTGGCACTTCTGGGAAAACTTTATGTCATAGGAGGAAGCAATGATGATGAGGGCTTTCGACAAGATATTTTGGAG GTGGCTTGTTACAGCCCAAAGACAGACCAGTGGTCACTAATGAGTCCTGTTCCTGCAGGACATGGCGAACCAGGCATTGCTGTTCTAGATGACAAAATGTATGTCCTAGGAGGTAGATCACATAACCAAGGAGATCGCATggattatgtacatatatacaatgCAGAAAAGGACTTATGGGAGGAAGGACCTCAGCTGGAGGATGATATTTCTGGCATGGCAGCCTGTGTCCTGACTCTCCCCAGATCTGTACTCATTGATTCTGATGTGTGGACACAGGAGATGTACATGCATTACATGGAAAGAGTACAACATCCGCCTGACAGTGTATCTGAAGGCATCAGTGTGTCAGACTGGGAGGACTTGGACAATTCCGGGGAAGACTGA